Genomic DNA from Lagenorhynchus albirostris chromosome 9, mLagAlb1.1, whole genome shotgun sequence:
gcaggAACAAATAGAACAGAACTATTCCGGGAAAGCAAATGAGCCCAGATACCTGAGTGTCTCCACCACTTGCTACCTGTATATTCATCTCTCATGCTCATCAACTTCAAAGCatctacattttctaaaatgatgAAGATCCGATTTTCCTAAACTTCTCAGTCACAGGAATATACTGTGAGATTTGTGAGTGGAAAACTTGATTCAAAACTTGAGATTTGGAAATCAAAGTGCTGAAACTTGGAGAAATGGAATGCTGAAACTGGAAGAAATGTTGCAGGAAACCCAGGCCATACTTTTAAGCAACAAAGCTCGAATTCTTTATCTTATTGTTTAGGATTTAATCTCAGGCCTCCGCCTACCTTATTTCCTTCAATTACTTCTCCAATCCCATAGACGGTGAGTGACACAGCACTGCAAAACCCCAGAATGGTGAGAAACAGGATCATTGCCACAATTTCCTGTTGAATAACAACCAACAACAACCAGAAAGATAAGTAGAGTGACAAGGTAGGTGTCCCAGAAGTACATTCCCTTACAGCAACCCTTGTTTTCATGACCGCCCACCCTCAAGACCAGTTCCTATAAGATGACACGTGGGAAAACCAGGAGATGGTTACTCAAAGCAGATGACTCCACCCTTGCAGAATTCAGCTgcgggggcaggggaaggaggccGGCACATCTCTGGGTATGAGCCTCCAGAACACTGCATTATGTGATTGAGGTTGCAAGAAAGGATTGTGTtcatggaaaggaagagaaggcgTCTTACTGAGATTAAGACCCAGAATCTTAGTCTTCCCACAAGAAATACATACAGCGGAAACAGAAGCCACAAAGCAGATGTCGTTCTCATAAATATCCCGGCAACGGTAGATATAAGCTGAGCTCTTCTTTAGGTTAATGATCAGGATGATGATTCCTATTCCTCCAGCTATGCTGCTGACAGTGTTCGCTCCCAGACTTCCTCGTATCTGATGACAAAGAACAACATTTAGACTTGGTCCTGCACCTGCCACAGTATTCGATAAACCTGTCTGCATTTCAGGGCTGGATATATCCAATCAACTCTGCATTTACTTAAAATATAGGTGAAAAAGGGAAATCTTGAAAATGTACTTGTGTAATAAGGACCTATAACTTTCTTGCTAGGACTGCATTCAGGAAAAGCCAGTGGATACTCATAGCCTCTCCTCAAATAGACTCCTTCATTGGAAACGAGTCATTTATTTGATCATAGGACTAGAGTATGAGGACAGAGAAGGTGTGAGGTTATTTTTTCAACAAGTGTCAGAGTAgttacatttattgtttttaaatgatacaattggtattttaatgcttttatttttagtgattACATTAAATACAAAGTAGATTGGAAAAATATCACATATCCACATTTGCTCATAAGAGATGACGACGTACCTTTTGCAAGACTCTCAACATTAGATTTTTCTTACCTTCTCAAGGATGGACAAAGACAGAATGCAACTCACCAGATATGGTGCATGTTTCCTTTCAGACATAACTGACACAAATCCAGAAATAGCAAACTGTTcaaaagggaggaggaaaaaaaaagagcacagtgAGTCTCTGTTCTTCTCTGTGTCCCTTTCACCCCCGTCCTCCAAATAGAAGGTAAAGTTGTGGGTATTCTATAAAGCTctcctttacttttaaattttattattttattttttatttcctatagAGAGCTTCTCAAAATTAAATGTACATATGAATTATATGagagtcttgttaaaatgcaaattcttactCAGTAAGTCCTAGATGAGGCCTGAGATTCTTTATTTCTAGCAGGATCCCAGGTGATGCCAACCCTAACAGTCCATGGGTTACTATTAAATATTGTAAGTTCCAGCAGCCCTGGTACGTGATTATAACACTACTCTAATTTTTTGGTAATCATTTGCTTTCATGAGCAACTTGTGTGTTATAGGTGGTCAACTCCTTTGGGCCAGAAACATGTGTCTGTCTCCAGAGTCTGCCATGTATCGTACAGACATATAGTCATTATGAAAATGCATATGGTGAAAGATCTAGTGAAGATATCAACCAATagcacaaattaaaaacaaaattccaaagaTTCAGATTGTATGATGAGTTGAGAGACATCTAATAAGCtgtttgaaatgaaaagacagtaaggaagtttcaaataaaatatggcaaaggTTCAAGGAGAGTCTTGAACGAGTGACCAGAGACCTAAGTATTTAGCAGAGTGCCAAGCCAATGTGATTAGGGTTAAAATAATATATCCTTGTGAATGAAGTGTTGATCCAAAAAACAGCATGGattaattgaaaataattatgcAAGTGCAAGAAGCCAGACAGTAGACAGAACATggtgtataattccatttatataaaactctaggaaatgcaaactaatctatagtgacaaaaAACAAGTGATTGCCTAAGGATGGGAAGATAGGGGTTGAGGAAGGGAAGGGTTACCAAGGgaaacaaggaaacttttggcAGTTATGAGTATGTTCATTATATGGATGTGGTAAGGTTTTCAcgtgtgtatacatgtgtcaaaatttatcaaattgtacaccttaaaatgtGCCATTTATGGcatgtcagttatacttcaataaagctgtatATTTTTGTGAGCTCATTCAGCCATCTAGTTTCTAAATAGTACAATGACTAAAAAGGATGCACTGAGAAAGCACCTAAAAGAGTttctaagggacttccctggtggcgcagcggttgagagtctgcctgccaatgcaggggacaggggttcatgccccagtccaggaaaatcccacatgccgcggagcggctgggcccgtgagccatggcctctgagcctgcgcgtccggagcttgtgctccacaacgggagaagccacaacagtgagaggcccgcgtaccgcaaaaaaaaaaaaagagtttctagGGCACAGTAGAAGTTCCTCAGATGTCAGTCTTGTTCTCCTCACCTCAGCAatctcttccccctcccttcagTAAGATAACTTTATTGATGGATGGtgttagggaaatttttctgAAGTTGAGTTCTGAAAGTTTAGTTTCAATTTTTATTAGCTAAATGCCTCTTGGgtaatatgtttaacttttattaaTCCCAGGTTTCTCATCTGATAAACGTGTGTTAGCATATTCAACCCAAAGTGCTTCGTAAACtgcaaatatgtatgtatatttacatatctaCATATtagaatatattcatatattctaaATACTAGAATAAACAATTGGTCAGATCTGatctaaataaaagaaaagccaTGTACAGTGTTATTTCAGAGACAATTGTAGACATATACTCACAAATACTGTTCCCCAGAATGGGTAGCCTGctttaaatgatgaaaaaaattcttctttaaattctgAATTATTGAACACGGAGCAGAcgattattccaaaataaaagcaTAGCAAACTAATCAGAATTTGTGTTACCTGTAGAAAAATGCATAAGTTTTGTGAAATAAGAAGACGTTTTCCTAAGATTACATCAATTTCCTTATAATCAAGGCAAAATGTAAGAAATTGCTTTGGTGTCTTAGGCAGTCCTGAGAAAGTATCCAAATGCAATATTTTCCACTATCATCTGGCCACTCGAAGGATTTATGTAGGCATGACTTAAGGCAGGAATAGCCAGTACatttcttctgtgtctttatttacaTTCTCATGGTAGACATCAATAATGGCTCTTTCCATCTAAGAGAAGATAAAGATTCTAAATCCTTCACAGGATGATATTAATCACCTGGCAACTGACCAGAGTTGACAGATCCTATTTGCTATTCTTATCCGGGTCTTCATGAGGAAATGCTTCTTTTTACCCAACAGGGTGCGGTAAGTGTCAAGTTTTCGTCTACCAGGTATTTCACTCCTCTTGAGTCTGAGTGGGGAAACTATGTGGATGCCAACAAATACACTTCCTTAGAGCCAGTCTTTACTCTGGTTGTGATTAGAGGAGGCTCACTCACCCCCAGGAATTCCAGCTCCTTCTTCAAAAGAGTCAGCCACGTTTGGCGTGGTGGGGATAGGGCAGCTTTCTCCAGTAAGTTCTTATCATGGAGAGATACtactgaaagttcaatttcaggCGCACTATGAAGTTTAAACAGAAATGCAGCCATGAGAAAATTCTCTAACTCCCTGTGCAAAGCTCTCAACTGACAGGGGCATTGTGCTTGTTTATGTTTCAAAACAATCCTGCAATGAAAATCTTTACTGTAAAGTACAAGAAattctgaggctcagagggtcCAAGTTAGTGGCCAAGATTACTGTCTCATCAATGATTAGAtggaacaaaagggaaaaaaaacaaaaacaaaaaagccccaggccaagtcttattctttttttttttttttttttttttgcggtgcgcgggcctctcactgttgtggtctctcccgttgcggagcacaggctccggacgcgcaggctcagcggccatggctcacgggcgcagctgctccgcggcatgtgggatcttcccggaccggggcacgaacccacgtcccctgcatcggcaggcagaccctcaaccactgcgccaccagggaagcccccaagtcttATTCTTAATCTAGAATTATTACCAGGTTCTTTCTCATTAATCTGTATTGATGCGTACAACTAAAAACAATCCAACAGACATGTTTACCTATGCATCTCTCAGTCTTTTTAACATAGAAAtgtatctgaaaatattttgtcaaTGACACACTCAATTTCATGTGCATAAAGGAATGGTTTTGAAGGATTTGTTGATCTCTATTCCTGTTTTCATCCTCAGAGGAAGCTAACTGGAAATACTGCGTCTTCAGagtctactcaatattttgcaatgatATTCAATCCAATATTGATTCCCAAAGCTCTGTCTTTAGTTTCTCCTAAAACCTTTAAGAAGAAAGTCTTAACATGTGTTAATTTTTGGTGTTCGAAGGAAAACTAGACTATGCACATCTCCACCAGATTTCACTCTGAGAACAGTTCCCCTCTAAACAGTGGGGCAGGATCCCACAGCTTGAGATTCACAAAGACTAACCAGAAAGAAGCCCGAGGTCATTTCGAAAACCTTCTGTCCCTTAACACACATCAGACACATAGGCAAGAGATCTCTACTGATAgtatgggttggccaaaaagttcattcgatTTTTTCCCATAACGTCGTACAGAAAATTGGCCAAACCAACACAAACTCCCCTACCCCATACCCAGAATATGCACCTCTTTTGTTAGAAAACTTAAGTTGTTCCCAATTTAAAAGCTAAGTAAAAACCTTCTTCCCCATCAACCAGAGAGAACTAGTGAAAAAGTATAGCAAATAACTTCTTTATACCCTGTATTTTAGTTAAACCTGATGGGTCCATGCCTATGTTCATGATTTGGCATCTCCCCAGCACTGTGACTATCTCTGGTTCACTAAATGactggaaatagaagaaaataataacctGTACCTACCTGGTGGGCTCTTGTGGGTTTGGGAGAGCAAGATCTGTTCTTCTCCCAATTTCTGTGTCCATTTTTTCATTAACTGAGCTATACGGTTGTGAAGAGCAGTGTTACAATGAGCCTTGGTGGGGTCCCTCTCACAGAGTCTCCGGATGGTCAGTTAAGATGGGTTGACTCATGACACTGATAACTATCTTCATGCTTAAGACATTGGTCAGAAAGATAATTTTCCTGGCTAAGATCAATAGGGCTTTTCTTGTTATAAGGAAGAGCAGAATTGAGTGGGCTACTGAATAGGGATGAGAGTGAAATGGGGAAATTTGAGACTCCTGGAAGATAATTCTGCCTGAAACCAGCAGGATTTACAGAACCTAAAAATGAGTCGGTTTAGTGGGGACTGAGAAGGTGAGAGAGAACCACAGGACATAAAGAGATTGGCTTCTCTCCTGGTGCTTTCTCTGCTTGTGACCTGGTTCAGCCATTCCTATGCCAGAAGTTCTCCAATTGTCCTTGGAAGACTTGGCTTCACACGTAATCTAAGGCTGAAGCACAGTTTGCAAGTATGAGTGTGTCTTAGTCTCTGAATCTCTGGATTTGTCCTTGACTTCAAtatttattgtctttctctttcttcctgtcttttggACAGTGCTTATATATGGCTGTTTGTAGCAGATGGTCTCAAAAACTGGACAGGCAGAGTTCTAAGGCCTGGGAACCATTCCTGATAGTGTGAAAGCTAAGAAGTTTACACACTGAAGACTCCGTTGTCTACTAAAGGTTAGGTTGACTCTCTGCTGCCTTGGTTTTTGTGATGGCAAGGATGGGCCTATGGAAACACTGAGGAGCATGAACTTCATAACAAATTCTATGAGTAGATCTAAGCAGCCTTGGCCTGAGCAGTATGCCTAAATTAGGGTCGGAGCTAAACTGGCGTGCTTATTTTAATAGCAAATCTAGCTAGACCATAGCAAAATGAAGATACAGGTGAGATTCACAGAGTTGGGACTCTTTTATTTCAGTTTGATTATAGACATAATCTTGAATGGCTCTTCATTAAACTATAAAGATACTACAAAGTTTACCTCTGTGCATCTGTACTGTCTCTCTGGTTTGTGACacaaatttcttctctttctccaagAAACGTAAGATGTTTGTGTGAACAGGGGACACTAAAAGATACATTAGCACACCTTTCATAACAAAAATGTGTTAACCCACATGCCGTCCTCCCACTGTGTCTTCCAGAATCGGTGGACCTGACCAGTATTGTTGGAGTTAATGAAACTCATTCACTTACACATTCCTCCAAAAGGGACTTAATGCTTCATGTCAGGCACTGCTCTTATCTCTGAGCCTGCAGAGATGAACACCATGGTCCCCGCCTTTGTCTGGCTGACTATCTGGCAGAGTAGaacaaagataaataatgtaTTACCAACATGTCAGAGGCTGCTGGAACACACAGGAGGATGTACAGTTCAACCTCTTACAGGGTATGTAGAAGTCAAGTAAGAGATTCCCAGAGAAAGTTCACATTTCAGCCAAGACTTCAGATGGTAACCTCAGGAGTTTTCGTTCATTTGCCTCTCCCTCAGTGGAATTAACACCACATCTGCTAAAACAGGGCCTGAAAAAATGCCTGTTTGTGGTGTTTTCTGGGAGTAGTCTATAATAGTTCATTATGTTTGCAGAGAATAATTAGAAATTAAACTTGAGTTGTAGACAGGGGACATTGAGGATGGTCTTTGGTGTTTGGACACAACGCTATTTTGTGAGAATTTTCAACAGAAACTTGCAGCATGCAAATCTGTAACTGAGATGTATCTCGTGATCTTCAACTTGTTTCATATCTCAGTTTTCACCAGCATCTTCTTCTTACCCCCTTCTGAGATGCTTATCATCTCTGTGCCCTCACTTTTGGTCCTTATAGACATACTCTTTCATCTTTCACAATAGTAAACATTGAAGCCTATgacaaaatgtctttttttttttttttggtggggtcaATATTATCAAGATGAGTTTTAACCATGCCTCTGACTGAAAGGAAGAGATAATGGCACTAACACTTCCCTCCCACAGCTTATATTTCCTCTTGTTGACAGCACATCTGTCCATGCTTTTCACCCAGTCATCATCTGGCTTCCTCTTTCACAAGCAAAGTTTCTTCTCTCAGGTATACACTGGGTTTACTTCCCCAAACTCAAAAGAAATTTGCTTTGAGATCCCATCTGAACAATTGTTTTCTCAAACTGAATGCTCAATTCACTTAAACATGCACGAATTTACATGTTGCAAATTGAAAGTTGCTATGTCTTCGAGGTATTTTCTGATACTCCCAAAGGAattccagtctctctctctctctctctctctctctctctctctctctctctctctctctctcatttctacATCCCAGAGCCAAGTATGCCTTCAATAAATATGGTTCACAGGTGAGAGAGGCTGAGACTGATACAAGCTCCCAATGGTCCATGGGAAACGTGGttattaaaatgaaggaaatgagaaaatattgttTATGAAACAAGATGAGTGTTTCTAAAAGGCTTAGAGCTGAGTTCAGACTTGAAGAGAAAACCTCTGTCTCTTCATTTATATGACTTCGGAAATATTCATGTAGACTATCCAAGGGCTTAAAATCTTTTTGATCTCTTTCTAAAATTGGAGTTGAACTGCTGTCTCAGCCTCTAGGCCACTTAACTGCCAAGGTCCAGCCCATGTTAATTCTTTATTAGCTCACACTCCTTCTATTCTCCAAAATGACACTTTTCAACAAGGAAAATTATAGGTGTGAACTGTGTTTGTCCACTTGTGACGAAGAACATCTGCTCAGAGAGGAAAATGATGAGACCTCTAGCATCACAGACAAGGTGTGGACATCAACTGTTCTGTTCTTTATTACGAATCATTAGCATGTTAGCTTTCTTAAACCCATTCTTCCTTTCTACCTATCCTTCTCACATAATTATATCTGAATGTTTGTTCAAAttcatttttactattttcaGTATTATTTCACAACTTTTAGTGACTTCCTATTCTTTATTGGCTTATTTTCTAAACATAATTTCATCTTCTAATACCTTACACATGTTGCATAAAGTGCCTATCCATCCTCATTTTGCTAACCCTGGAGAGTGATGTATCAcatgtttcttttcctggagTCCCCTGTGTCACCTCATGTTTCAATCTGGACTGGTTGCCAGTAAACATGCCACTCAGGAATGATCCTAGGACTTCCCATTGCCCTGTTTTATACTGGATTTCCTATTTCCTGACCCCACCTTTGAAGCcaaatccagcctctgtaccccgacacggaattaaatctcggagacagagttttgggtgaagtagcaaagaacagctttattgctttgccaggcagaggAGGCAACAGCAGGCTAAGGCTCTCAAAACTGTGTGTTCCAACCTGGaggggggtagtgaggagttccattgtaatggttcaaagagggtgtgatcagcctgtggacattcttctgattggatggtggggaggtaagtgggagtcaacatcatcaaccttctggttccaacccatCTGGGGTCTCCAAGCTAGTGGGCAGCACACTGTTAACTTCTACCACCTAGTgcgggtttcagtatctgcaaaacagctcaaagatattgtcgtgtgtgtgtgtgtgtgtgtgtgtgtgtgtgtgtgtgtgtgtgtgtgtgtgtgtgtgtgtgtgtgtgtgtgtgtgtgtgtgtgtgtgtgtgtgtgtgtgtgtgtgtgtgtgtgtgtgtgtgtgtgtgtgtgtgtgtgtgtgtgtgtgttgctccTCCCTTgtcctgcatcccctcccttctaattaacaactgtttgaacctgcccagctggaactcagggaaggtcttggaggctgaatgaagtctATTTcctaatcaaagaaatgggggacacagaaaggcttttgtgctcagaagccccacagggtcctgttcCATATCACCTTTTACTCTTTCTTAGTATGCTATTGCATGTTGATAGAATATATTCCCTGGTCACATGCTGAGAAACAGTAtctgggtggtttttttttttttttttttttttttgtggtacgcgggcctctgactgttgtggcctctcccgttgcggagcacaggctccggacgcacagggtcagcggccatggctcacgggcctagccgctccacggcatgtgggatcttcccggaccggggcacaaatccgtgtcccctgcatcggcaggcagactctcaaccactgcgccaccaggggagccctgggtGGTATTTTTGAGTCTTTGTTGGCCTGaacatttcctttctttaataCCCTTAGACTTAATTGAATTCTAAAGACATATAGAGTTTGAACCAGAAAATGTTTTTTACCCAGAATCATTCACTCCATTTTCTTCCAGCATCTAGATTTCATTTTGAGAATTTCACCCTAATTTTTAATTCCAGATATTTGTATGTGCCATGCATTTTCTCTCTGAAAACTTTTATAATGCCTTTTAATCCATAGAGGTAAGACATACCTAATGTTAAGATTTACTGTAAATCTTATGCATTAATTTTACTGGATGGCCAGTAACCATTTTCAAACTAGAGAGCCAtgtgctttgttttaaaaaatgttcccatggcagtgaaataagtcaggcaaatactgtatgataccacttatatgtggaatctaaaaactacaacaaattagtgaataaaacaaaaaagaagcagacacagatgtagacaacaaactagtggttaccagtatgGGGAGGGGGGCAATGCAGTGGGGGGAGAGTGGAAGGTACAAACTgctgggtgtaagacaggctcaagaaTGTATGGTACAGCATgggaaatacagccaatattttgtaataactgtaagtaacctttaaaaattttataaaatatttaaaacttttaaaaaataaatttatttcttaatttaattttaaaaagaaacaattggaaaaaaattcccatgttttctttttggatAAGTTCCTCAtaaacttttgtttaatttttgtgaaCATCTTATTAGGGAGATGGCAGGCATCCAGAATTTGCCTCTTCCATGTTCTTCTTGCATTCAGAATATACCCATCCATCCCAATAGCCTTAATTTGTTTCAGGACTAAGTCCaaagtctcatctaaatatcCTCTGAATCAGATATGGTTGAGACAATTCATTCTGAGGCAAATGCCTAAATTAATGACTCAGATTCTTCTTTAATCAGTATCAAATTGTTGCCATTTACATAACCCCTTATTTGGTTGGGGTTTTATTTTAAACACTTGACTAAATGCATTATCGTTCAATGAAAATAGGAACAAAATAATTCTAcaacttataattttatttctgaatttttagcACAATGACAAAGCACATGGTAGGAAcactatatttattgaatgagttaatgaatgaGTGATAACCAAACATGGATCAGTCAATCACTTCTCCCATGTCCGCAGCTTACTGGTAAACTTGGAGGAAAATGCCTGGACTCAGTACACAAATTACAGATTGTAAACTCCAAGGTCTTCTCAAACTGCTAATTCATCAGAGACAATAGGTCTTCATAGAGATTTTTCAGAGGattctctttggagaaaggtTCACCAGGAACATTCAAAGAgcaataaaaaatgttatattttttaaatatcaaggcatcattctctgtctctctcagtgACCCCTTAAGTGTTCCAGTTGCTCCCTTTAGcattctctgattttatttttcctctattgttttttagctcttacatttttgTCACAATCAAATTATgagtaatgtatttttttttctttctgagatatTTCTAAAATATCCCCTCCCTAAGCAATGTCAAAATATTGATTTCAGGATTCCAACTATTCTAAACCACACTATACTGCTTTCCTGTCCCCAGCCTACCCAAGATAAAACCTGGGCTTGACAGAAGGACTTTGGTAAGactcaatgaagaaaagataagtAGAAGCACATTGCAAcctataaaataatcattttaaaaattggcttccctggtggcgcagtggttgagagtccgcctgccgatgcaggggacacgggttcgtgccccggtccggaaagatcccacatgccgcggagtggctgcgcctgtgagccatggccgctgagcttgcgcatccggagcctgtgctccgcaacgggagaggccacaacaatgagaggcccgcgtaccgcaaaaaaaaaaaaaaaaaaaaaatgtgaggacACAAACTCGCATGAGTAGTATCAGCAAACAGGAGGATTAGGAGTAAGTCAGTAAATAACAGTTCATAAATCATCATGGGGAAAATGGACAAATTTGgaggaaaatattaatttctcaGTTGACCACAGAAGAGGGAGAACACCTAAACATGaacaaaaaatactttgaaaaggtTATTAAAGAACTTACCTTTTAAAATACCATactcaaataaatttaaaagtgaagCCATTCAAAACTTCAATGAGTCATTATTTGAAAATCCCACAGAAAATTGTAAATCTCTCAAGTTAGTTTCATTATGCAAGatgtgaataaaatttttaaaaaatgtaatctcTCTGGGGAATGTAACAGTAGTAGTACATAATATGCAGTTTTAATTGCTCatcaaatattaatttatgtGATCCTTACACCAACCCTTTAAGACTGATACTACCACTATCCTCATTTCAgtgatgagaaaattgaaacaCAACGAGGTTATCTAATTTGTCCCTTCATTACAGGGCTactaagtggcagaaccaagattCAAGTGAAGGCAGCATGGTACCTGATGTATATTTTCTCTACATTTTAgattgtcaaaatattttataattacacataatttttaaaattttatttatttatttttggctgcattgggtcttcgttgctgtgcgtgggctttctctaatttttaaaggCATACACTTGAGGAAGCTTCTTTGTAAATGCATAAGCCCTGTGGCTGAGAAGACTGACAATCCTTGAGTAATGGGTCATTAGCGAATAAATTGATTGAGAGAAAAACAAGTCCAACTAGTGCAATAGTAGCATTAGCAATGTTCATCCCAAAATTGCTTTCcatctaaaaaagaaacagaaatttccaTTAATATAGGCAGCACCTACTTCATTCCTTTGGCTGCAGTCATTTAAATAAATAGCCATTGAAAGTGGTTTACACACCCAGCTATAACCTAGGCTGGTCCTGGAAAAACGTCAGTAAACAAAGATTCCccaccctcatggagcttacgttCTAGTAGCAAAGACAAAGAAGACAATTACGCATACTAATAGATAAATtatatagcatttttaaaagcgaTTAAGTGCTATGGAATAATGGAAGTAATGAGGACCAGGAAATCCAGAGAGAGGAGTGGAGTTTGTGATGTTAAATAGAAATGACCCCTGGGGAGAGGTGTTAAGGAGCTGAGGGAGTTAGTCCCCCCAGGACATCTGGGGGGCATGTCCTTGCAGTCAGTTCAAAGGCCTGAGGCCAGAGTGTTCCAGGTGTGGTCCAGGGAAGCAAGGGGGTAGGGTGTTGGAGGGGAGTGACCAAAACAAACAGCATTAGAAAATGAAGGTGGAAAATGAA
This window encodes:
- the LOC132525144 gene encoding high affinity immunoglobulin epsilon receptor subunit beta-like, with product MDTEIGRRTDLALPNPQEPTSAPEIELSVVSLHDKNLLEKAALSPPRQTWLTLLKKELEFLGVTQILISLLCFYFGIIVCSVFNNSEFKEEFFSSFKAGYPFWGTVFFAISGFVSVMSERKHAPYLIRGSLGANTVSSIAGGIGIIILIINLKKSSAYIYRCRDIYENDICFVASVSAEIVAMILFLTILGFCSAVSLTVYGIGEVIEGNKIPEDRLYEEVNIYAPIYSELEDGGEATSPTDS